The DNA sequence AGTTGCTGGAATTGGCTCGCCGGCGTAGCGTGGATCTGAATCTTGGGAGAACTCAGAACCAGCTTCAATTGCTGGCGGTGGAACATCGTAAGAACGGCGCCACTGCATGAACAGTTCTTCACCGTATTCGTCACGAATTTCCTTCTTGTTCTTCCCTTGGAGCGCACCGTAATGACGCTCGTTGAGGCGCCAGTTACGCTTAACTGGAATCCAGTGGCGATCGGATGCATCGAGAGAAAGGTTAGCAGTCATAATTGCCCGGCGAAGTAGCGAAGTGAAAAGCAAATCTGGCAAAACATTAGCATCCTTGAGGAGCTTGCCTGCACGCTTTGCTTCTTCAGTACCCTTTTCCGAAAGTGGCACATCTACCCATCCGGTAAAAAGGTTCTTTGCGTTCCATTCACTTTCGCCGTGACGGACGAGAACGAGTTTGTATGTCATGTGTGTTCAACTTCC is a window from the Arcanobacterium buesumense genome containing:
- a CDS encoding phosphoglyceromutase → MTYKLVLVRHGESEWNAKNLFTGWVDVPLSEKGTEEAKRAGKLLKDANVLPDLLFTSLLRRAIMTANLSLDASDRHWIPVKRNWRLNERHYGALQGKNKKEIRDEYGEELFMQWRRSYDVPPPAIEAGSEFSQDSDPRYAGEPIPATECLKDVLERLLPYWEGEIVPELKAGKTVMIAAHGNSLRAIVKHLDGISDEEISGLNIPTAIPLYYELDEETLKPITKGGTYLDPEAAKAAIEAVANQGK